GCCACGGCTTCCGGCGTGGTGCCGATATCGATAAACAGAGTGGCGCCGTCCGGGATCTGGCTGGCGACGCGCTGGGCGATGCGGTCTTTTTCCTCTGACCACATCACCTTACGGTCATGGTAGGCGGTGTTCACGGAGCTGGACGGCAGTGCGGCGCCGCCGTGGTGGCGCTGAATTTTATTTTGATCGGCCAGGTCGTTCAGATCGCGGCGAATCGTCTGCGGACTGACGTCAAAATGCTCCACCAGTTCTTCAGTGCTGACGTAACCTTGCAGACGGACCAGCTCGATAATTGCGTCGTGACGCTGTGTTTGTTTCACGGTAATCCCCTAATACGCCGATATACCCGTCGGGTGAAGTTTGCCGAATTTTTTACCCGTAATCTTTTGATAGGTAAAGGTATAGTGTTATTGAGCGTTATTGTTCGTTGTGCGCGCGATGACGCGTGTCCCAAAATGCCATCAGCAACCCTAACACTAAACCGGCCACGTGTGCCGCGTTGGCGATCGACATTCCTAAAATATCGAAGTAGCCGGCGACCAGCCACAGTACGGAAAATATCATCAGGCCGCGCGGCAGCATCAGCCCGCGCTCCGGCGCCCGTTCGCCGCTGAGCCAGCTGTAGCCCATCAGCGCATAGACTACGCCGGACAGGCCGCCAAACAGCGCCCCGCTGAACAGCGATTGCGCCCAGCCGCTGAAGAAGGCCGACACCACGGCCAGCACAAACAGTTTACCGGCGCCGAGGCGTTTTTCCATCGGCCCGCCGAGGTACCACCACCAGAGCAGGTTAAAGGCGATGTGCAGCAGTGAGAAGTGCAGAAACGCATGGCTGATCCAGCGCCACAGCTGCGTATATTGCTCGCTGTTCTGCGGCCAGGAGAGCCAGTACATCACGCTGTCGTCGCCCACTACCTGCATCAGCACATACACCAGAATACACAGCGCCATCACGCTTAGGGTCAGCGGGCCGGCCTTGCTGCGGATAATCTGCAGGTAGGAGTCGTGCGGATAGTGCAGCTCGGCGGCGGTGCCGCCGGTTTGCCAGCTGGCGGCCTGATAGCGGCGGTTGAGCGGGTCGCGCATAAACTGCTGCAGTTCGTGTTGTACCTGTTCCAGCCGCGGTTCATCCGCCAGCCAGATCTCTGCGCTGTCCTGGCCGTGGCGCAGTTCCAGCGTAATGCCCTGCGTTGCCATATAGTCGACAAACGCCAGTGCCAGGCGGGGATTGGATACGGCGATCACTCTAATCATAAGTAGGGAATTTCCGTCTTGCGTCGATGCGTTGTGGCCGTTGCAGATACCGGCGATGGCTGATTATAACGTTGAAACCCGATGTCGCAGCACCGACCTGTGGAAAATCGTGCAGGCAGGGGGAAGAACAGGGCGCTGGCGCGCCCTGATAATTATTCGGCGGAGGTTTCCACATCCTGCGGGTATTGACGCAGCCAGGCCTCAAAGCCGCCGTCGATGCTGTACACCGCATCAAAACCCTGATTCAGCAGATACTGCGCAGCGCCGCGGCTGCTGTTGCCGTGGTAGCACATCACCATCACCGGACGATCGAAATCGTTTTGCTGCATAAAGGTTTGCAGCGTGGCGTTGGTGAGATGAAATGCGCCCGGCGTATGCCCGGCGGCGAAACTCTGCGGATCGCGGATATCGACCAACGCCGCGCTGCCGTCTTGCCAGCGGTCGTGCGCCTGCTCAACATTGATCGCTTCAAACTGTTCCATGACTTCCAATTGCCTCGTAATTAGGGGACGCCGGCATTGTAACCAATTCCGCGCGCATAAAGACCAGACTAATATTGTGACTTTATGCGCCGTAGCCCATCATCTGCAGCAGCCGCTGCGCCTGCTGCACCGCTTCCTGCCGGTGGGCGACCCCCAGTTTCTGATACAGATTGCGGATATGCGTTTTGATGGTGGTGGCCGCCACCGCCAGCTCGCCGGCGATTTGGTCGTTGCTGTAACCGGAATAAATCAGCCCGAGCACCTGCCATTCGCGCTGGGTGAGCGGGCTGGTGCGGATAAGCTCAGGCACCTGCGGGTGCGTCAGCAGCTTATCGACGAAATTCTCGTCAAAATGCGCGAATTTATGCCGGTGATGCTGGTTGATATCGCGCAGAATGCGCTGGGCGCGGTGCTGTTCCAGCTCCGGCAGCGTATTGAGCTGGATCAGCTGGCGCAGCTGCTGCGCCATGGCTTCGCCCTCAATCACAAAGTGGCTGATAAAGCCGGTGCGGTTGGCCAGCGTCAGCGCTTCGATCAGGGCGCGCTGGGCGTCGCTTTTACGCTCGGTCTGCCAGTAAAGCTGGTTGCTCAGCAGCAGGTTACGGTTGAGATCGCTGATCAGCCGCAGCCGGCGGGCGTTATCGTTCAGCTCGTCCAGCACCACTTCGGCCTCCTGATAGCGGCCAAGCAGAATCTGCACCCGGGCGATATTGCGCCACTGTCCCTGGGTGAAATGGTTGTCCGCCATGGCG
The nucleotide sequence above comes from Serratia rhizosphaerae. Encoded proteins:
- the glpG gene encoding rhomboid family intramembrane serine protease GlpG codes for the protein MIRVIAVSNPRLALAFVDYMATQGITLELRHGQDSAEIWLADEPRLEQVQHELQQFMRDPLNRRYQAASWQTGGTAAELHYPHDSYLQIIRSKAGPLTLSVMALCILVYVLMQVVGDDSVMYWLSWPQNSEQYTQLWRWISHAFLHFSLLHIAFNLLWWWYLGGPMEKRLGAGKLFVLAVVSAFFSGWAQSLFSGALFGGLSGVVYALMGYSWLSGERAPERGLMLPRGLMIFSVLWLVAGYFDILGMSIANAAHVAGLVLGLLMAFWDTRHRAHNEQ
- the glpE gene encoding thiosulfate sulfurtransferase GlpE; this encodes MEQFEAINVEQAHDRWQDGSAALVDIRDPQSFAAGHTPGAFHLTNATLQTFMQQNDFDRPVMVMCYHGNSSRGAAQYLLNQGFDAVYSIDGGFEAWLRQYPQDVETSAE